DNA sequence from the Cronobacter turicensis z3032 genome:
AGTGAAAGTACCGCCGCGGCGGCTGACAAGGAGAGAAGGGTGAGGCGACTGCCGGGCATTTTGCTACTCACAGGCGCAACGCTGATTGTTATCGTCGCACTGATGGTGAGTGGACTGCGGCTCGCGCTGCCACATCTCAACGCCTGGCGTCCTGCGCTGCTGGAGAAAATTTCCAGCGTGGCCGGCGTTCCGGTGCAGGCAAGCCACGTAGAAGCCGCCTGGCAGACGTTCGGGCCGACGCTTGAAGTGCGCGATATTAACGCGCCGCTTAGCGACGGCGGCAGCTTCTCGGTTAAGCGCGTGACGCTCGCGCTGGACGTCTGGCAAAGCCTGCTCCATTTTCGCTGGCAGTTCCGCGATCTCACCTTTTACCAGTTGCAGGTGCGTACCAATACGCCTATCAAGCAGAGCGAAGGCGGCAATCCTCTCGAAGGCAACAAGTTTAGCGATCTCTTCTTCCGGCAGTTCGATCACTTCGATCTGCGCGACAGCACCCTCAGCTTTATTACGATCTCCGGCCAGCGCGCCGAACTCGCCGTACCTCAGTTAACCTGGCTCAACGGCAAAAACCGTCATCGCGCCGAAGGCCAGGTTAGCCTCTCAAGCCTTACCGGCCAGCATGGCGTAATGCAGGTGCGTATGGATCTGCGTGACGACAACGGCCTGCTGAACCGCGGCACGGTCTGGATGCAGGCGGACGATGTGGATGTTAAACCCTGGCTGGGCCAGTGGATGAAAGACAACGTCGATCTCACCAGCGCGCAGTTCAGCCTCGAAGCATGGATGACGCTGCGCGACGGCGACGTGGCGGGCGGCGATATCTGGCTGAAGCAGGGCGGCACCACCTGGCGCGGCGAAAATCGTAGCCACCGGCTCTCCGTTGATAATCTTACCGCGCATATCAGCCACACCGACGACGCCTGGCAGGTCGCCATCCCCCAGACGCGAGTCACTGTCGATGATAAACCCTGGCCTGCGGGCTCGCTGAATCTGGCCTGGCTTGCCGGTCAACCCGTCGACGGCGATAAAGTGCGGCGCAGCGACGAACTGCGCGTGCGCGCCAGCAACCTTGAGCTGAGCGGGCTGGAAGGATTTCTGCCGCTCGCGACCCGGCTTGCGCCGTCGCTGGGCGACGTCTGGGGCAGCACGCGCCCGAAAGGGAAAATCGACGCGCTGGCGCTGGATATCCCGCTCCAGGCGACTGACAAAACCCGTTTTCTCGCCCGCTGGAGCGATCTCTCCTGGCAGCAGTGGAAACTTCTGCCGGGTGCGGAGCATTTCTCCGGCTCGGTATCCGGCACGCTGGAGCATGGTCAGGCGACGGTGAACATGACCGATGCCCGGATGCCGTATCAGAGCGTGTTCCGTGCGCCGCTGGAGATTGCGCGTGGCGCGGCGACCTTTGACTGGCGCAAGAACGCGGAAGGCTTCACGCTTGCCGGTAAAAATCTCGACGTACAGGCGCATTCCCTGTGGGCGCGCGGCGATTTCCGCTATCAGCAGCCGAAGGACGGCCAGCCGTGGCTGGAAATACTGGCAGGCATTCAGACGAACGATGCCGCGCAGGCCTGGCGTTACTTCCCGGAAAACCTGATGGGCAAAGATCTTGTCGATTACCTGAGCGGCGCGATTCAGGGTGGCCAGGTGGAGAACGCCACGCTGGTCTATGTCGGCAACCCGCAGCACTTCCCGTATAAGCAAAACGACGGCCAATTTGAAGTCTATGTGCCGCTGCACAACGCGACCTACGCGTTCCAGCCGGACTGGCCCGCGCTGAAAGATTTCGCCATTAATCTCGATTTCCGAAACGACGGGCTCTGGATGGCGGCGCCGCAGGTCATGCTTGGCGGCGTGACGGGTAACAACCTGACCGCCGTTATCCCGGACTACTCGCAGGAAAAACTCTTTATCGATGCCGATATCGTCGGACCGGGTAAAGCGGTCGGGCCTTATTTTAAAGATACGCCGCTTGCGGATTCGCTGAGTACGACGCTTGATGAACTCCAGCTCGACGGCGATGTGAATGCTCGCTTACATCTCGACATTCCGCTTGATGGCACCATGACGACCGCCAAAGGCGATGTATGGCTGCGCAATAACGCGTTGTTTATTAAACCGCTAAACAGCACGCTGCATAACCTGAACGGTAAATTCAGCTTCGTGAACGGCAATTTACAGAGCGAACCGCTGACGGCGACCTGGTTTAACCAGCCGCTGAATGTTGATTTCTCCACGCGTGAAGAACCGAAAGCCTATCAGGTGGAAGTGAATATGAACGGCGACTGGCAGCCCACCCGCACTGGCCTGTTGCCGAAGCCGATGAACGACGCGCTCAGCGGCAGCATTCCCTGGAACGGTAAAGTGGCGATTTCGCTGACCTATCATGCCGGCGTGAATTATCAGGTCGATATTTCCGGCGATCTGAAGAATGTAAGCAGTCACTTACCTGAGCCAGTCGATAAAGCCGCTGGAGAAGCGCTGCCCTTTAACGTTCGCGCTAAAGGCGACCTGAAAAGCGTTGACGTGACCGGCAACGCCGGGGCGGAAAACCATTTCAACAGCCGCTGGCTGCTGGGCCGTAAGCTGACGCTGGATCGCGCTATCTGGGCGACGGACAGCCGTACCATGCCGCCGCTGCCGGAAAACCGCGGCCTCGAGCTGAATCTCCCGGCAATGGACGGCGCGCAGTGGCTGGCGCTGTTTAACCAGGGCGCGGCGCAGAAGGTCAGCAGCACGACGCTGTTCCCGGAAACCATAACGCTGCGCACCCCGGCGCTGACCTTCGGTGGACAGCGCTGGAACAATCTCAGTGTGATGACAAAACCGCAGGCGGGCGGCACCGAAGTATCCGCCCAGGGCCGCGAAATTAACGGCCGCCTGCTGATGCGTGACGGCGCGCCGTGGCAGGCGAATATCGATTATCTTTATTACAACCCGAGCCACGCGGATGAAGCAGCGTCGGTATTGACCGGCGCGTCCGGGCAAAAAACGCAGGCCGTGGATTTCAGCGGCTGGCCGAATCTGGCGCTGCGCTGCGCCGAGTGCTGGCTGTGGGGGCAGAAATATGGCCGTATCGATGGCGATTTCACCATCAACGGCGATACGCTGTCGCTCGAAAATGGCCTGCTGGATACCGGCTTCGCGCGCCTGACCATGCAGGGCGAATGGGTCAACCGCCAGGATGCCATGCGCACGTCGGTGAAAGGCGTCCTGAAGGGCAAACAACTCGATGCGGCGACCAGTTTCTTCGGCGTGAAAACGCCGCTCCAGGGATCGTCATTTAATGTCGATTACGATCTCCACTGGCGCGACGCGCCGTGGAAACCCGATGAAGCCTCGTTAAGCGGCGTGCTGCATACTCGCCTCGGCAAAGGGCAAATCGCCGATCTTGGCACCGGACACGCCGGGCAACTGCTGCGCCTGCTGAGCTTTGACGCGCTGCTGCGCAAGCTGCGCTTTGACTTCAGCGACACCTTCGGCGAAGGTTTTTATTACGATTCGATTCGCAGTACGGTGTGGATCAAAGACGGCATTATGCATACCGAAGATACGCTGGTGGATGGCCTGGAAGCGGATATCGCCATGAAAGGCTCCGTTAACCTGCCTGCCCGGACGCTGGATATGGAAGCCGTCGTGGCGCCGGAGATTTCAGCGACGGTCGGCGTGGCGGCGGCATTCGCCGTGAACCCGATTATCGGCGCGGCGGTATTTGCCGCCAGCAAAGTGCTCGGCCCGCTGTGGAACAAAATCTCCGTACTGCGCTATCACATCACCGGACCTGTCGATAAGCCGCAAATCAACGAGGTGATGCGCCAGCCGCGCGCGCAAGCGGCGCAATGATTTGACGCCGCGGCGGAATTACCGCAAGCTCGCCTGATAACCTTTTTCATTGCCCGTACGGGCAGGACCAAGAGAGTAGCAAACAATGAGTCTGAACCTGGTAAGTGAGCAGCTACTGTCTGCCAATGGCCTGAGCCATCAGGATCTCTTTTCCATCCTGGGCCAGCTTTATGAGCGCCGCCTGGATTACGGCGATCTTTATTTTCAGTCCAGTTATCACGAATCCTGGGTTTTAGAAGACCGCATCATTAAAGACGGCTCTTACAATATCGACCAGGGCGTCGGCGTGCGCGCCATCAGCGGCGAGAAAACCGGCTTCGCCTATGCCGATCAGATTAGCCTGCTGGCGCTGGAGCAGAGCGCGCAGGCCGCGCGCAGCATTGTGCGCGAGCAGGGCGAAGGGCGCATCAAAACCCTGAGCGGCGTGGAATATTCGCCGCTCTACACCACGCTCGATCCGCTGCAAAGCATGAGCCGTGAAGAGAAGCTCGATATTTTACGCCGCGTCGATAACGCCGCGCGCGCCGCGGACAAGCGCGTGCAGGAAGTGAGCGCGAGCCTGACTGGCGTCTATGAACTGATTCTGGTGGCCGCCACTGACGGCACGCTGGCGGCTGACGTGCGGCCGCTGGTGCGCCTTTCTGTCAGCGTACAGGTAGAAGAAGACGGCAAGCGCGAGCGCGGCTCCAGCGGCGGCGGCGGTCGTTTCGGCTATCAATGGTTTATGGAAAATACCGACGGCGAAGTGCGCGCCGAAGCCTGGGCGAGAGAAGCGGTGCGTATGGCGCTCGTCAACCTGAGCGCCGTGGCGGCGCCTGCCGGTACGTTGCCGGTGGTGCTGGGCGCGGGCTGGCCTGGCGTGCTGCTGCATGAGGCGGTCGGTCATGGTCTGGAAGGCGACTTCAACCGTCGCGGCACCTCGGTTTTCAGCGGCCAGATGGGCCAGCTGGTGGCGTCTGAGCTGTGTACCGTGGTGGATGACGGCACGCTTGCCAATCGTCGCGGTTCGCTGGCGATTGATGACGAAGGCGTGCCGGGTCAGTACAACGTGCTGATCGAGAACGGCATCCTGAAAGGCTATATGCAGGATAAGCTGAACGCGCGCCTGATGGGCGTCGCGCCGACCGGCAACGGCCGTCGCGAATCCTACGCGCACCTGCCGATGCCGCGTATGACCAACACCTATATGCTGGCTGGCAAGTCTACCCCGCAGGAGATTATCGAGTCCGTGGAGTACGGCATCTTCGCGCCGAACTTCGGCGGCGGCCAGGTGGATATCACCTCCGGTAAGTTCGTCTTCTCGACTTCAGAAGCGTATCTCATCGAAAACGGTAAAGTGACGAAGCCGGTAAAAGGCGCGACGCTAATCGGCTCCGGCATCGAGGCGATGCAGCAGATTTCGATGGTGGGCAACGACGTGAAGCTGGATAACGGCGTCGGTGTTTGCGGTAAAGAAGGCCAGAGCCTGCCGGTAGGCGTTGGTCAGCCAACGCTCAAGGTGGATAATCTCACGGTCGGCGGTACGGCATAAGCGTGGTGTTTCGCCCCTCCGCTGGCGAGGGGCGAGGCATTCAGGCGTGGCTCTCTTTTCCTTTCCCGTTTCTTCCCCGCATCTCCTGGTATACCTGCGCCACTTTCACGAAATAATCATTAAGCGCGTTAATGCAGACCTGCACCTTAAGCGGCAGCTTGTCCTTTTCGGTATAGAGCGCGTACACCGGTCGCGGATCGGACTGGTAGCGCGGAAACAGGATCTCCAGCTCGCCGCTGTTGATCTCATCGATCACCCACATCAACGGCACATACGCAATGCCTGCGCCAGCCTTCAGCCAGCGGGAAAGCGTCATCGGATCGTTGGTGACAAAACGCCCCTGCGGCAGCAGTCGGGTGGAGATGCCTTCCGGCGCGATAAGCTCAAATTCATTGTCGGGACGCACACTATATTCAAGCCATGAATGGTTGGCGAGATCGGCGGGCTTTTCCGGCGTGCCCGCCTGGGCGAGATAGCTTTTGGCGGCGCAGACGACCATCGGCATCGAGCCAAGGCGCCTGGAAAACAGACTGGAGTCCTGGAGCGCGCCGACGCGGATCACTACGTCCAGCCCATCGGCTATAAGGTCCGGCGCCGGAATACCGGTCACCAGGTTGACCGATAGTCCTGGATAGTCACGCAGCATACCGGCAGTCAGCGAAGCCAGCACATTTTGCGCCATGGTTGAAGAGCAGCCGATCCGCAGCGTGCCGATCGGGCTATTATTAAAGGCGTATAACTGTTCGTGCACTTCCTGTACTTCATGCAGCATACGACGGCAGCCCTGGTAGTAAATCCGGCCTGCCTCGGTTAAGCCAATACTGCGGGTGCTGCGGTTTAACAGCTTGACCTGCAACTCATCTTCCAGTTTCGATACCGTCTGACTGATAGAGGAGACGCTCATCTCAAGCTGCCTGGCGGCGCTGGTAAATGAACCCAGCTCCACCACTTTGGCGAACACCGACATTCTTTTTAGTCGTTCCATTATTCACTCTGGCTTAAAAGTGATTTAGATCACATATCATAGATAACTTACTATCAGTTACGCTAATATATTATTTCCAACATAACTAACACCGCACTCTCGCCCGGCCATTCCAGGCCATTCGTTGCGGAATATAGTTTAAAAATCAATCGCCTGCACGCAAATCAAGGTCAACATGAGTCTTTTTCCGGTCATTGTGATATTCGGTCTTTCTTTTCCGCCGATCTTTTTTGAGCTTCTGCTGTCGCTGGCGATTTTCTGGCTGGTGCGTCGTGCGCTGATCCCGACCGGGATTTACGATTTCGTCTGGCATCCGGCGTTATTTAATACGGCGCTTTATTGCTGTCTGTTCTATCTGCTGTCGCGCTTGTTTGTCTGAGGTTGATGTGAAATTACTAACAACAAAAATCACCCGCACAGCCATCACCGTGGTGCTGGTCGTGCTCGCCTTCATCGCTATTTTCCGCGCCTGGAGTTTTTATACCGAATCGCCCTGGACGCGTGATGCGCGCTTTACCGCCGATGTGGTCGCTATCGCGCCGGATGTGGCCGGGCTTATTACGTCGGTGGACGTACATGACAACCAGCTTGTGAAAAAAGATCAGGTGCTTTTCACTATAGACCAGCCGCGCTACCAGAAGGCGCTGGAAGAAGCCGAAGCCGATGTCGCCTACTATCAGGCGCTGGCGAATGAAAAACGCCGCGAGGCGGGCCGTCGTAACCAGCTTGGCGTCCAGGCGATGTCGCGTGAAGAGATAGACCAGGCGAACAACGTGCTGCAAACCGTATTACATCAGCTGGCGAAAGCTGAGGCGACGCGCGATCTGGCGCGGCTCGACCTGCAACGCACGGTGATCCGCGCCCCGGCGGACGGCTGGGTCACTAACCTTAACGTCTATACCGGCGAATTTATTACGCGCGGCTCCACGGCGGTGGCGTTGGTTAAACAGAACAGTTTCTATGTTCTGGCCTATATGGAAGAGACCAAGCTTGAAGGCGTGCGCCCCGGTTTTCGCGTCGAGATCACGCCGCTTGGCAGCAATAATGTCCTGCACGGCACTGTGGACAGCGTCTCGGCGGGCGTGACGAACGCCAGCAGCACCCGCGACGATAAAGGCATGGCGACCGTCGATTCCAACCTGGAGTGGGTACGCCTGGCCCAGCGCGTACCGGTACGTATTCGCCTCGATAAACAGCCAGGCAACCTTTACCCGGCCGGCACGACGGCGACCGTCGTGGTGACGGGCGAGCGGGATCGCGATCGCAGCCAGGAATCGGCCTTTAACAAGCTGATGCACCGCCTGCGCGAATTCGGCTAATGATGATGGGCTTTTTATCTATCGATCCCCGGCATCTGCGCTTTGCGATAAAGCTCGCCACCGCCATTGTGCTGGCGCTGTTCGTCGGGTTTCACTTTCAGCTCGAAACGCCGCGCTGGGCGGTGCTGACCGCGGCTATTGTCGCGGCGGGCCCGGCGTTTGCCGCGGGCGGCGAGCCCTGGTCCGGCGCCATTCGTTATCGCGGCATGCTCAGGATCATCGGCACGTTCATTGGCTGTATCGCCGCGCTGGTGATGATTATCGGCACCATTCGCGCGCCGGTATTAATGCTGACCCTTTGCTGTATCTGGGTCGGTTTCTGTACCTGGGTGTCGTCGCTGGTGAAAGTCGAGAACTCGTATGCCTGGGGGCTGGCGGGTTACACGGCGCTGATTATTGTCATTACGATTCAGGCCGAGCCGCTGCTGGCGCCGCAGTTTGCGCTGGAGCGCTGTAGTGAAATCGTTCTCGGGATTTTCTGCGCGATTATCGCCGATCTTCTGTTCTCCCCGCGCTCCATTAAAAAAGAGATTGACCGCGAACTGGACGCGCTGCTGGTGGAGCAGTTTCGCCTGATGCAGCTCTGCATGGCCCACGGCGACAGCGAAGAGGTGGATAAAGCGTGGGGCGCGCTGGTGCGTCGTACCGCCGCGCTCGACGGTATGCGGGTTAACCTGAATATGGAGTCATCGCGCTGGGTGCGGGCGAATCGCCGCCTTAAAGCGCTCAATACGCTCTCCCTGACGCTCATTACCCAGGCCTGCGAAACCTATCTCATCCAGAACACCCGTCCGGAGTCGATAGCGCCTGAATACCGCGAGCTGTTTGTCGAGCCGGTGGAAACCGCCGCCGATGTGCACCGTCGCCTGAAGTTCATCCGCCGCGTGCTCTCCTGGACCGGCGAGCACGACACGCCGGTGACGATTTACACCTGGGTCGGCGCGGCCACGCGTTACTTACTACTCAAGCGCGGCGTGATCACCAACGCGAAAATCAGCGCGGTGGAAGACGATGTGCTGACTGATGAAGTGGTGGTTAAAGCCCCGTCGGCGGAGCGTCACCACGCCATGATTAACTTCTGGCGCACCACGGTGTCGTGCCTGTTGGGCGCGCTCTTTTGGCTCTGGACCGGCTGGACCTCCGGCAGCGGCGCGATGATCATGATAGCGGTCGTGACGGCGCTGGCGATGCGCCTGCCGAACCCGCGTATGGTGTCGCTCGATTTCCTCTACGGGATGCTCGCCGCGCTGCCGCTCGGCGCGTTCTACTTCCTGGTCGTGCTCCCGTCGACCCAGCAGAGCATGCTGCTGTTGTGCATCAGCCTGGCGCTGCTCGGCTTTTTTATCGGCATCGAAGTGCAAAAGCGGCGGCTTGGTTCGATGGGCGCGCTCGCGGGCACCATTAATATTCTGGTGCTGGATAACCCGATGACGTTCCACTTCAGCCAGTTTCTCGACAGCGCGCTGGGCCAACTGGTGGGCTGTATGCTGGCGATGATGGTGATTCTGGTTATCCGTGATAACTCGCAGGCGCAGACAGGCCGCATGCTGCTGAACCAGTTTGTCTCGACGGCGGTCTCCTCGCTCACCACCAATAAAGCGAAGCGTAAAGAGAACCATCTGCCTGCGCTCTATCAGCAGCTCTTTCTGTTGCTGAGTAAATTCCCGGATGACGTGGCGAAATTTCGCCTGGCGCTGAATCTCATCATCGCGCACCAGCGACTGCGCGAAGCGCCGGTGCCGGTAAACGACGATCTCTCGGCGTTTCACCGCCAGTTAAGACGCACGGCGGACCGGGTTATTTCTGCTTCCAGCGATGAAAAACGACGCGCGACGTTTCGCCAGTTGCTGGATGAGCTGGCGATCTACCAGGAGAAGCTGCATGTCTGGGCGGCGCCGCAATCGGTTATCGATTCCGTGAAACGGCTGACCGATATGCTCCATAAATATCAGCAGGCGTTTACCAACACGTAATGCCAAAACCGACGCCCAAAGCGTCGGTTTTTTTATGACTATACTTACCCCCATCTACGGAATTTCACGTGCAGGAGGGGACAATGACCGCACAAGCATTTGCAGAACAGGCGTTTTTTAAAACGGGCTATTTTGTTGACGGGACATGGCACAGCGCGCAGGAAACCTTCGACGTGCTGAATCCGGCGACGGGCGAGGTGATCGCGCAGGTCGCGAAAGCGGGTAAAAAAGAGACCGAGGCCGCTATCGCCGCCGCCAGCCGCGCTTTCCCCGCCTGGCGCGCTAAAACCGCCAAAGAACGCTCTGAAATTCTCTATCGCTGGTATCAGCTCATTATCGAAAACAAGCGCGCGCTGGGCGAGCTGATGACGAGCGAACAGGGTAAGCCGCTGAAAGAGGCGGAAGGCGAAGTGGAATACGCCGCGAGCTTTATCCAGTGGTTCGCCGAGCAGGCCAAACGCGCCAACGGCGAAATCATTCCGCCCGTGAAGCCCGGCTCGCGCATTCTGGCGACCCGCGAGCCGGTCGGCGTCGTGGCGGCGATCACGCCCTGGAACTTCCCGATGGCGATGCTGACCCGTAAGCTCGGCCCGGCGCTGGCCGCGGGCTGTACCGGCGTTATCAAACCCGCCAACAATACGCCGCTCAGCGCTTTCGCACTGGTGGCGCTGGCGCAGCAGGCGGGCGTGCCGGACGGCGTGCTCAATGCGGTGGCGGGCAGCACGTCGGAAATCAGCGACGCCATTATGGCAAGCCCGGAGGTTCGCAAAATCTCGTTCACCGGCTCAACCGCGGTAGGCAAAACGCTGATGCGCAATGCCGCCGAGACAATGAAAAAAGTCTCGATGGAGCTTGGCGGCAACGCGCCGTACATCATCTTTGACGATGCCGACATCGATGCGGCGGTGAAAGGCGCTATCGCCAATAAATTCCGTAACGCAGGCCAGGTGTGTGTCAGCGTTAACCGCTTCTATATCCAGGAAGGCGTCTATGACCGTTTCGTTAATCAACTGGCGGAAGCGGTAAAAGCGCTGAAAGTGGGCAACGGTAGGGAAGAAGGCGTTGTCGTCGGGCCGCTTATCGAGCAAGCGGCGGTTGATAAAGTGCGCGAGCATGTGGACGACGCGGTCGCGAAAGGCGCGAAGGTGCTGACCGGCGGCAAACCGCATGCGCTGGGCGGCAATTTCTGGCAGCCGACGGTATTGATTGATGCGAATGAGGACATGAAACTGGCGCAGGAAGAGACATTCGGCCCCCTTGCCGCCTGCTTCAGTTTTAAAACCGAAGAAGAAGTTATCGCGCGCGCAAATAATACGCCTTACGGTCTTGCGGCGTACTTCTACACTCAGAATCTCCAGCGCGTGTTCCGCGTCTCGCAGCAGCTGGAAAGCGGCATGATAGGCGTCAATGAGTGCGCGGTGTCGACCGAAGTGGCGCCATTTGGCGGCGTGAAAGAGTCAGGGCTTGGGCGCGAAGGTTCGGTGCTGGGGCTTGATGAGTTTATGGAAGTGAAAACGCTGCATCTTGGCGGGTTATAAGCGTGAGGGCGGCATCATCGCCGCCCGTAAAACGTGGTGGCGATAATGAAAAGCTATACTTTTGATTTCAGTACGATGGCCAGTCAGCAGGATTTTTATCGGGCGTTTGCTGAAACGTTCGGCATAGCGTCGGAACGCGTGGGCGATCTGGATAGTCTGTGGCAGGTAGTGACGGAAGAAGCGCTGCCGTTGCCGCTGGAAATCGTATTCCTGCATGTGACGGCGGAAGTGAAACGCCGCTTCGGCGCGTTGATTCTGCTGTTTGAAGAAGCAGAAGAGGAGCTGGAAGGTCAGCTCCTCTTCAATATCCGGCAATAGCCATACAGCATTCCCTCAAAAAGGCCCCCGACAGGCAGGGGCAAAAGTCGTCGGAGAAGACGACGAGGGTTTATTTGTACAGTTCTGCCGTGGCGTGCCAGTGATCGCCCTGAGTCAGTTCAGTGATGCGATAGCTGCTTGCGCCTTCTTTTTCTGCTTTAGCGGCCAGTTGCTGACGAACGTCCATCGGCGAGCCGCTCAGCTGCGTCACAGAGACGGAGCCCATCGGCTGGAGATTTTGCGCCTGTTGCGCGTTGACCTGTTGGACTGCGGCGCTCGCACCGAAAGAGAGTACGGATGCAAGGCCCAGAGCAGCGATGGTAAATGTCGTTTTCATCATTCATTCCTCATGCAGGTGTATTCAGCGGCCTTAATGGTTTGCGTACGGTTTTTATCGGACCGCTGAGAGGTTTTACGTGTTAGTCGCGTGGCTTATTACGCTTATTTATAAAGCTCGGCAGTCGCATGCCAGTGGTCGCCAGTACGGGCTTCAATCACGCGGTACGCCGTTGCGCCTTTCGCTTCGGCTTTCTCATTCAGCATCGCACGCAGATCCATCGGCGCCGCATTTACGGCATCAACAGAAACGGTACCAATAGACTGACGGTTCTGCGCCTGTTCTGCGTTGATAGAATCTGCCGCGAAAGCGCCGAAGGACAGCATGGAGAGAAGTGTCAGGGCTGTTACAGTTGATTGGGTTTTCATGTTCTTTTCCTCGTCGTAATTGTTATCGGTGGGGCCTTATTGTGTGACCCTCATCACAAAAACAAGTATACACTAATCACCCAAAAAATTAATACCAACCTAATTATTTACTATGAAACTTTGTTCGCACGATGCATGGTTTTTATTACCGATCATTATAAAAATGACCATGAAAAGTCCGTTTTCTGATTAAAATTTCAATAAATCAATCAGTTGTGTGAAGTTGACGATTTGTGCGGTATTCAGGCTGTGAATCAGGCGAAACCGTAAAAAGAGGTGGATTACGCTGCACACATCATAAAAGAAAGCGGAAATGCGGGGCGGAAAGGGCAACCGCCGGAAGAACCGGCGGCGCAGGGCTTACAGCTCCTGCTCGAACAGCATCAGAATGGCTTCGTAGAGATCTTTCACCGTAAAGCCGCGCGCGGGCGTAGTAAAGATAGTGTCGTCACCGGCGATCGTACCCAGAATCCCTTCCGCTTTGCCAAGCGAATCCAGCAGACGCGCGATAAGCTGCGCGGCGCCTGGGCTGGTGTGAATCACCACCACCGCATCGTTGTAGTCGATATCCAGCACCAGGTTTTTCAGCGGGC
Encoded proteins:
- the gabD gene encoding Succinate-semialdehyde dehydrogenase [NADP+]; translated protein: MQEGTMTAQAFAEQAFFKTGYFVDGTWHSAQETFDVLNPATGEVIAQVAKAGKKETEAAIAAASRAFPAWRAKTAKERSEILYRWYQLIIENKRALGELMTSEQGKPLKEAEGEVEYAASFIQWFAEQAKRANGEIIPPVKPGSRILATREPVGVVAAITPWNFPMAMLTRKLGPALAAGCTGVIKPANNTPLSAFALVALAQQAGVPDGVLNAVAGSTSEISDAIMASPEVRKISFTGSTAVGKTLMRNAAETMKKVSMELGGNAPYIIFDDADIDAAVKGAIANKFRNAGQVCVSVNRFYIQEGVYDRFVNQLAEAVKALKVGNGREEGVVVGPLIEQAAVDKVREHVDDAVAKGAKVLTGGKPHALGGNFWQPTVLIDANEDMKLAQEETFGPLAACFSFKTEEEVIARANNTPYGLAAYFYTQNLQRVFRVSQQLESGMIGVNECAVSTEVAPFGGVKESGLGREGSVLGLDEFMEVKTLHLGGL
- the yhcN gene encoding Uncharacterized protein yhcN; the protein is MKTTFTIAALGLASVLSFGASAAVQQVNAQQAQNLQPMGSVSVTQLSGSPMDVRQQLAAKAEKEGASSYRITELTQGDHWHATAELYK
- the aaeB gene encoding p-hydroxybenzoic acid efflux pump subunit aaeB, whose protein sequence is MRLMMMGFLSIDPRHLRFAIKLATAIVLALFVGFHFQLETPRWAVLTAAIVAAGPAFAAGGEPWSGAIRYRGMLRIIGTFIGCIAALVMIIGTIRAPVLMLTLCCIWVGFCTWVSSLVKVENSYAWGLAGYTALIIVITIQAEPLLAPQFALERCSEIVLGIFCAIIADLLFSPRSIKKEIDRELDALLVEQFRLMQLCMAHGDSEEVDKAWGALVRRTAALDGMRVNLNMESSRWVRANRRLKALNTLSLTLITQACETYLIQNTRPESIAPEYRELFVEPVETAADVHRRLKFIRRVLSWTGEHDTPVTIYTWVGAATRYLLLKRGVITNAKISAVEDDVLTDEVVVKAPSAERHHAMINFWRTTVSCLLGALFWLWTGWTSGSGAMIMIAVVTALAMRLPNPRMVSLDFLYGMLAALPLGAFYFLVVLPSTQQSMLLLCISLALLGFFIGIEVQKRRLGSMGALAGTINILVLDNPMTFHFSQFLDSALGQLVGCMLAMMVILVIRDNSQAQTGRMLLNQFVSTAVSSLTTNKAKRKENHLPALYQQLFLLLSKFPDDVAKFRLALNLIIAHQRLREAPVPVNDDLSAFHRQLRRTADRVISASSDEKRRATFRQLLDELAIYQEKLHVWAAPQSVIDSVKRLTDMLHKYQQAFTNT
- the yhcO gene encoding Uncharacterized protein yhcO, translated to MKSYTFDFSTMASQQDFYRAFAETFGIASERVGDLDSLWQVVTEEALPLPLEIVFLHVTAEVKRRFGALILLFEEAEEELEGQLLFNIRQ
- the yhcN gene encoding Uncharacterized protein yhcN, whose amino-acid sequence is MKTQSTVTALTLLSMLSFGAFAADSINAEQAQNRQSIGTVSVDAVNAAPMDLRAMLNEKAEAKGATAYRVIEARTGDHWHATAELYK